In Aegilops tauschii subsp. strangulata cultivar AL8/78 chromosome 3, Aet v6.0, whole genome shotgun sequence, one genomic interval encodes:
- the LOC109786143 gene encoding uncharacterized protein has translation MAKTTLFRRLKEGRLRRHSNAIKSTLTDENNRARVKFCLSMFQPLSIPQQPTFDGMHNVIHIDEKWFYRTQKNQKFYLGLNEEDPKRTTQNKNYIEKVMFLAAVARPRYDDDGNMTFDGKIGIWPFTFLEEAKRDSKNRDAGTIVTKVLPAVTRKVSQDYMVNKLLPAIKEKWHVSDRGYPIIIQQDNAKTHIPVNDPMFCEAAMADGWNIRLTCEPPNSPDLNILNLGFFAALQALFQKLFPGSLDDIVTKVLQAYGEYPPERCNRIFLTLQSCMREILKLNGGQHYKVPHMRKMALAGASLLPTRLPCDPAIVNAAIEFLSATI, from the coding sequence ATGGCAAAGACTACCTTATTCAGGCGTTTGAAGGAGGGCAGACTCAGGCGGCATTCTAATGCCATCAAATCAACATTGACAGATGAAAACAATAGGGCTAGGGTTAAGTTTTGTTTGTCCATGTTTCAGCCACTAAGCATCCCACAACAACCAACATTTGATGGAATGCACAACGTCATCCACATAGATGAGAAGTGGTTCTATCGCACTCAGAAGAATCAAAAATTCTATTTGGGTCTCAACGAGGAAGATCCGAAGCGTACCACACAAAacaagaattacattgaaaaagtGATGTTCCTTGCTGCGGTGGCGAGGCCTCGATACGATGATGATGGCAACATGACATTTGATGGCAAGATTGGCATATGGCCTTTTACATTCCTAGAGGAGGCTAAGAGGGATAGCAAGAACCGCGATGCAGGAACAATTGTTACTAAGGTGTTGCCGGCAGTGACAAGGAAAGTTAGCCAAGATTACATGGTGAACAAACTTCTTCCTGCCATTAAGGAGAAGTGGCATGTTTCGGACCGCGGTTATCCTATAATCATACAACAGGATAATGCCAAAACTCATATTCCCGTCAATGATCCTATGTTTTGTGAAGCCGCAATGGCAGATGGATGGAACATTAGGTTGACGTGCGAACCACCTAATTCTCCTGATCTGAACATATTGAACCTAGGGTTTTTTGCAGCCCTGCAAGCTTTATTTCAGAAGTTGTTCCCAGGTTCACTAGATGACATTGTTACCAAGGTGCTCCAAGCATATGGAGAGTACCCCCCTGAGAGGTGCAACCGCATCTTCCTCACTTTGCAGTCCTGTATGCGGGAGATACTGAAACTTAATGGCGGCCAACACTACAAGGTTCCACACATGAGGAAGATGGCCCTAGCAGGAGCTAGCCTTCTCCCAACTAGGTTACCATGTGATCCAGCAATTGTAAATGCCGCGATCGAGTTCCTAAGTGCCACCATCTAG